The following nucleotide sequence is from Mucilaginibacter sp. cycad4.
GATAAAGATGAAGTTGTCGCGTTCTGTTTAGCCTACGAAAAGCAGATTGAAGGGCTTGGTGGATTAGACCTTCAAATCTTAGGTATCGGTCGTACAGGCCACATCGGCTTCAATGAGCCGGGCTCGGCACCTAACTCAGGTACCAGGATGGTGACGCTTGACGACCTGACCAGGCGTGATGCGGCGCGGGATTTTGGTGGTAAAGCTGATGTACCCACGAAAGCAATCACGATGGGTATCGGCACCATCTTCAAGGCAAGGGAAATCATATTGATGGCCTGGAACAAGAAGAAAGCTCCGATCATCAAAAAAGCGGTAGAAGGAGAGATCTCGGGCGAAGTACCGGCAACCTACCTGCAATTATCACAACATGTAGAGTTTGTACTTGATGCAGATGCCGCCTCAGAACTGACCAGGTTTGATACCCCATGGTTGGTAAAAGATTGCGTATGGGATAACCAGTTAAAGAAAAAGGCTGTGATCTGGTTGGCTAATGAGGTTAACAAACCGGTACTAAAACTGACTGAAGAAGATTACAATAACCACGGCATGGCGCAGCTTGCCGTAGAACAGGGCCCGGTATATAATATCAACATCGATATTTTTAACCAGATCCAGCATACTATTACCGGCTGGCCGGGTGGCAAACCGGATGCGGACGATTCGCAAAGACCGGAAAGGGCGCTGCCTGCCAAAAAACGTTCCATCATTTTTTCACCTCACCCGGATGATGACGTGATCTCGATGGGCGGTACGTTTATCAGGTTGGTAGACCAGGGGCATGATGTGCACGTTGCTTACCAAACCTCGGGCAATACCGCGGTATGGGATGACGATGTATTGAGGTACATGGAATTCGCTATCGATTTTACGAAAAGTATTGGCGAAGACACCGCGCACCTGAAACAATCCTATGAAGATATGCGTGCCTTCTTCCCGAACAAACAGCCAAACGAAATTGATACCCAGGAGATCAGGAATGTAAAAGGCTTTATCAGGAAAACGGAAGCAATTTCAGGTGCAAGATATGCAGGACTGCAGGACGATCATATCCACTTCATGGCGCTACCGTTTTACGAAACAGGCAAAACCAAAAAGAACTCGGTAGGTGAGGAAGATATTCAATTAACCATCGAACTGCTTCAAAAAGTAAAACCACAGCAGATCTTCGCGGCCGGTGATTTTGCAGATCCTAACGGCACCCACCTGGTGTGTTTCAAGATCATCTTAGCAACACTTGACAGGTTAAAAGGCAAGGAAGCCTGGGTAGAAGACTGCTGGCTGTGGATGTACCGCGGTGCATGGCACGAGTTTGAAACTTATGAGATAGAGATGGCGGTACCATTGTCACCACAGGAGGTGATCCGCAAACGTAATGCGATCTTCAAACACCAGTCGCAGAAAGATACACCGGTATTCCCGGGTGATGATGCAAGGGAGTTTTGGGTACGTGCAGAAGACCGCACCCGCGATACAGCCCAACGCTATGACCGCCTCGGCTTGGCTGAATATGAGGCTATGGAAGCGTTTGTTAGGTATAAATTCTAATTTTTTGATTCATGGATCATTTAGTCCATGGATCATAGTTGATAGTTCATAGATCAATGACGCTTTCCCCGGCGCTCGTGTCCCCACGGGCGCTTTTTTATTGAATATAATTGGCGTGGGGACACGGCCAACGGGAAATATTATCTTTCATCCCCATCGTTCGTGTCCTCGCGAACGATCTTTATCCAACAAAAAAGCCTCCCCATTTGGGAAGGCTTTTCAAATATTAAATCCGAAATCAAATTCCGATACCCGAAATTAAGATGCCATTTGCTTGCGGATGATGTTCAGCGCACCGCCTGCTTTAAACCACTCAATTTGCTGCGCATTGTAAGTGTGGTTTACAGGGAATGATTCGGTTGAACCATCTTTATGGTGCAATACAACGGTTAACTGTTTGCCTGGGGCAAAAGTAGTTAAGCCGGTGATATCGATGGTATCATCTTCCTGGATCCTATCGTAATCGTTATTATCAGCGAAAGTGATACCCAGCATACCTTGTTTTTTAAGGTTGGTTTCGTGGATACGGGCAAATGATTTTACCAGTATGGCACGTACACCAAGGTGCCGTGGTTCCATAGCTGCGTGCTCACGTGATGAGCCTTCGCCATAGTTTTCATCGCCCACTACTATCGAACCGATACCTGCTGCTTTGTAAGCGCGCTGGGTAGCTGGTACAGGACCGTATTCGCCGGTTAATTCGTTTTTAACGCTATCGGCAGTGAGGTTAAAGTAATTGATAGCACCAATCAGCATGTTGTTTGAAATGTTATCCAGGTGACCACGGAATTTCAACCATGGGCCGGCCATTGAAATGTGGTCAGTAGTACATTTTCCTTTAGCTTTGATCAACAGTTTCAGGCCTGTAATGTCGGTACCTTCCCAGGCTTTAAATGGCTCAAGCAATTGTAAGCGTGATGAAGTTGGAGAAACAATAACTTCAACTTTGCTGCCATCTTCGGCTGGTGCCTGGTAGCCTGCATCTTCAACCGCGAAACCTTTTACCGGTAATTCGATACCTTGAGGCTCGTCAAATTTAACCTGCTCGCCCGCTTCGTTAGTTAACGTATCGGTAAGGGGGTTGAAAGTTAAATCGCCCGCGATAGCGAAAGCAGTAACAATTTCCGGAGAAGCTACGAATGCGTGAGTGTTAGGGTTACCATCCTGGCGTTTAGCGAAGTTACGGTTAAACGAAGTGATGATAGAGTTTTTGCGGGTAGGATCGTCAGTATGACGGGCCCACTGGCCAATACATGGTCCGCAGGCGTTAGCCAATACCACACCGCCCATTTCGGCAAAAGTAGCAAGGTAACCGTCACGATCAACAGTATAACGTACCTGCTCAGAACCCGGAGTGATGGTAAATTCGGCCTGAGTTTTTAATTTTTTATCGATAGCCTGTTTAGCGATAGAAGCTGAACGGGTAATGTCTTCGTAAGATGAGTTGGTACATGAACCAATCAAACCAACCTCTAATTTGGTAGGCCAGCCGTTTTCTTTAACAGCGGTAGCAAATTTAGAGATAGGCCATGCCAAATCCGGAGTGAACGGACCGTTTACGTGCGGCTCAAGCTCGCTCAGGTTAATTTCGATAACCTGGTCAAAATATTGCTCAGGGTTTGCGTAAACTTCTTCGTCGCCGGTTAAGTGTTCAGCAATAGCGTCAGCCAGATCGGCGATATCACTGCGTTGAGTACCTTTAAGGTAAGCAGCAGCTTTTTCGTCGTAACCAAAGATAGAGGTAGTAGCACCGATCTCGGCACCCATGTTACAGATAGTACCTTTACCGGTTGCCGACATTGAACGTGCACCTTCGCCAAAGTATTCAACAATGGCACCGGTACCGCCTTTTACAGTAAGGATACCAGCAACACGTAAGATTACGTCTTTTGCTGAAGTCCAGCCAGAAAGTTTACCGGTTAATTTAACACCGATCAGTTTAGGAAATTTAAGCTCCCATGGTAGGCCGGCCATTACGTCGCAGGCGTCAGCGCCACCAACACCAATAGCTATCATACCTAAACCACCTGCGTTAGGTGTATGTGAGTCGGTACCGATCATCATACCGCCCGGGAAAGCATAGTTTTCCAACACTACCTGGTGAATGATACCCGCACCGGCTTTCCAGAAACCAATGCCATATTTATCAGATACTGAAGCCAGGAAATCGTAAACTTCACGGTTAACGTCAACAGCTGTACTTAAATCTTCAACAGCGCCAATTTTAGCCTGGATCAGGTGATCGCAATGTACTGTAGACGGAACAGCAACCTGCGGGCGACCAGCTTGCATGAACTGCAAAAGGGCCATCTGCGCAGTAGCATCCTGCATAGCTACACGGTCTGGAGCAAAATCA
It contains:
- the nagB gene encoding glucosamine-6-phosphate deaminase encodes the protein MARLNLLEETRYEKLPVSVYSNQQEASVAVANRIADLIRTKQAKGEKAVLGLATGVTPIGVYAELVRQHKETGLSFKNVITFNLDEYYPMKPTAAQSYVTFMYDNLFSHIDIEKNNVHIPDGTLDKDEVVAFCLAYEKQIEGLGGLDLQILGIGRTGHIGFNEPGSAPNSGTRMVTLDDLTRRDAARDFGGKADVPTKAITMGIGTIFKAREIILMAWNKKKAPIIKKAVEGEISGEVPATYLQLSQHVEFVLDADAASELTRFDTPWLVKDCVWDNQLKKKAVIWLANEVNKPVLKLTEEDYNNHGMAQLAVEQGPVYNINIDIFNQIQHTITGWPGGKPDADDSQRPERALPAKKRSIIFSPHPDDDVISMGGTFIRLVDQGHDVHVAYQTSGNTAVWDDDVLRYMEFAIDFTKSIGEDTAHLKQSYEDMRAFFPNKQPNEIDTQEIRNVKGFIRKTEAISGARYAGLQDDHIHFMALPFYETGKTKKNSVGEEDIQLTIELLQKVKPQQIFAAGDFADPNGTHLVCFKIILATLDRLKGKEAWVEDCWLWMYRGAWHEFETYEIEMAVPLSPQEVIRKRNAIFKHQSQKDTPVFPGDDAREFWVRAEDRTRDTAQRYDRLGLAEYEAMEAFVRYKF
- a CDS encoding aconitate hydratase, with protein sequence MAFDLDMIKKVYDRYSTRVEAARKATGKPLTLTEKILYAHLSEGDAQKAFGRGVDYVDFAPDRVAMQDATAQMALLQFMQAGRPQVAVPSTVHCDHLIQAKIGAVEDLSTAVDVNREVYDFLASVSDKYGIGFWKAGAGIIHQVVLENYAFPGGMMIGTDSHTPNAGGLGMIAIGVGGADACDVMAGLPWELKFPKLIGVKLTGKLSGWTSAKDVILRVAGILTVKGGTGAIVEYFGEGARSMSATGKGTICNMGAEIGATTSIFGYDEKAAAYLKGTQRSDIADLADAIAEHLTGDEEVYANPEQYFDQVIEINLSELEPHVNGPFTPDLAWPISKFATAVKENGWPTKLEVGLIGSCTNSSYEDITRSASIAKQAIDKKLKTQAEFTITPGSEQVRYTVDRDGYLATFAEMGGVVLANACGPCIGQWARHTDDPTRKNSIITSFNRNFAKRQDGNPNTHAFVASPEIVTAFAIAGDLTFNPLTDTLTNEAGEQVKFDEPQGIELPVKGFAVEDAGYQAPAEDGSKVEVIVSPTSSRLQLLEPFKAWEGTDITGLKLLIKAKGKCTTDHISMAGPWLKFRGHLDNISNNMLIGAINYFNLTADSVKNELTGEYGPVPATQRAYKAAGIGSIVVGDENYGEGSSREHAAMEPRHLGVRAILVKSFARIHETNLKKQGMLGITFADNNDYDRIQEDDTIDITGLTTFAPGKQLTVVLHHKDGSTESFPVNHTYNAQQIEWFKAGGALNIIRKQMAS